The Parabacteroides timonensis sequence AAACCTTGTTGAAGAACTCTTTTATACCGAACATGTTACCGTGGTCGGTAACGGCTATTGCGTTCATGCCGTCTTTTTGCGCTTTGTCGATCAACGCATCAATAGAGGCTTGACCATCCAGTAACGAGTACTGGGTGTGTACGTGTAGATGTATAAATGGTTCCATATATGATTGAAAAACTTTTTATTTTGATCTAACAAAGGTACTATTTTTGTTTGGAAACGAGTGCCTCAATCTCTAAAACAGATATGCCTTTAACTATCCTGTTCGAAAGTTTTCTCACGTCTGTATATTTATTCACGCATCACGTGTCACCTGTCACGCCTTACAACAGCTTGAGTGTTAGCATTATCCGGTGACACGTCTCTATGAAAGCCCAAAATGTCCTCCTGATCTTTGTATCGACCGGCCGATCCGGTCGCTCTTTCCCGGCCTTTGCCCGCAACTAAGGCTCTGGCACAGGAAGATGAAGCCTCCGGCTCCTGATATTTAATATTTTTCCTCCTTACTTTTATATTTGTAAGGCTTGTGTTTCGAAAAGGTAAGGTATGCCTTACATATTAGCAAGGCATGCTTTGCATTTACGTAAGGCTAGCCTTTATTTTATAAAAGTAAGGAGAAAAGGAATTATTTGTCATGATGTAAAACTTTAGTTTTCCTTTGCTAATTGCTTAATTCTTTTGAGCAGGAAAGACTGGGGGGCAAGAGGGCCTTTTTCCCCTCCTGATGTAAAGTTAGGATAGAAAAACGACAAAGACGGGGGTGAAGCCGGAGGTGAAAGCAAAAAAACAGTGTGGTGTCACTGTAATAGATTGTAAAATAGTAAGATATAATGCGTGTGAAAGGTGAAGGCTGAGTTGTAAGAACGCATTGTAAGGCGGAAATAATGGCAGAATGGTCGGTAAAAGCTCTGGTTGTTGCATCGCTTTAAGGAGAAACGTGTGCTTATACATTATTATATATAATAAAAAGGGGAGGTGAGGAGCGAACGAGTATATTATAATTGATAAAATAGGGTGAAGGCTTTGATATATAAAGAATATATAGGAAAAATCAATGACTAGTGAAAACGTTCCTTTTTTCTCGTCAGCAAAATTACTGATAAGTTTTGAATCCACAATTAAAAACAAAAAATAATTTCCAACTGTATATACTTTCTTATCAACAGAATACTAAAATGAGTACGAAAATTTGGTTTTTGACAACTAACTCTTCTCTCCTTCCAATGAATGACGAGAAAAAAGGAACGTTTTAGCTAGTCATTTAGCAATAGGCAAGGTTGAAACATCCTCTCTGAAACAGGCTTTTTAAGTAACACTATTATTAATATTAAATTTTAAATTATGAACAAAAAGTTTTCTACACTTATGGCAGTCTTTCTGGCTGCCGGTGCAACATTCACGGCGGAGGCCGGTGTGGTGTTGGTGAAGGGTGCTGATCTTGCTGATAATGATCAAGTGATCATTGTTAATAAGGAAATACCAGGAGATGGTTCTGTGGCTAAAGTTTTAACTGTTGGTTCTGGGACGTTAAGTTTGGCTGATATTACGAATGCTACGTCGGAAAGTGATTTGCAAGCCTTTCTTTGGGAAGTTGGTGGAGCTAAAACAACTCTTGTTTGGGCAAATGACGGTACGAGAGGTCTAAATTATGCGGCTACAGTTTGGTCTTATGGCGCTGCCTCTACTTTATCGCCAGCTTTGGCTGCAGCTACTGATCCAAAAGGAACTCTTGTTACAGGTGCGTCTGGTAATTATTTGGATATCAAGGGCGGTGCTGTTGCAAATTCAACATCAGAGAAAGCCGTTTACTGCTACATGATTACTACCCCTGTGCTTAAAAATATAGAAGCACAGCCTATTTCAATTGAAACAAATAAGTATTTAGTAGCATCTAAGGATGGTAAAACGGCTTCGATTGTAGACTGTAGCACTGCTAAAGATCTTTTGTTCTTGGGTTATGAACCGTCTCAATATCTATGGAATGTAGATGCAGAAGGCGTAATTTCTTTAGCTGCAAATCCTGATGTGAAAGTTTCAGGTATAGCCCATTCAGGATCTTATGCAGTTACTTTGGGAACTAATGGTGCTAAAATAGAGCAAAATGGTACTAAATTATTTGTTGTAGTCGATGGAACAAGCTCTTTAGTAACAAATGGAGTTGCAACTGATATTACTAGCAGTAGTGCTGTGACATCTACGGCTCAACCGGATGCAACAAACTATGGTGATGGTGTTCCCTTTGCTGAAGGTGAAACATTTATGATTCATAGAGCAGATGGTGGTAATTCTAACACTGTTGCTGCAAATAAATACCTCTCTAAAGCAAGTGGAGCAGCTCTTACAGAAACAGCAGCTGGTGAGAATGCTTATTGGACAGCAGAAGCTGTAAATGGTAAAGAAAATGTATATCGCTTTGTAAATGCATCAGGACAGGTACTTGAGTTGGCTAATATTCAGGAGTTTCGTATTGTAGCTGTACCTAATGGAAGTAACGGTGGTAATTTGTATTATTTTGTAAATGCTGCCGGTGAAAAGGTTATTACAAGTAATACAGCATTAGGCTTTTTTGCTACAGAATTTGCAAGTACAACTATTATTGGATCTGGAGTTGCTAATACAAATCCTGCTTACTTCTCTTTCCACAAAGCCGCATCAACCGCTTACACAGCTGGTACTTTAGTTAAGAAATTAGGTGACGGTTTCACAATGACTTTGGCAAACAAGAAAGAAGGAGTAACTGATTTGCAGGGTAATCCGTTCCTGGGTAAGTTGAAAGTTGTTAAGCCGAAGATGGAAGGAACAAAAGTTACAGGTTTTGAATCTTATAAATCAACGGATAATGTAACATCTTACATGTTGGCAAATGATGAAGGTATTATTGTACTGAATCTGAACCAGGATGAAAAATGGTCTGTTGAAGGTATTACAGAGTTCAACGGAGTAAATGGTGGTTTCAAATTCAAGACAATCTCTGTAGATGATATGAAGACTATCATGAACTCTAAATCTGGTGATGCTGCTTATGCTGTAAGAAAACAGATTGCATATACTTTCTCTGTCAACCATAGTGCTGCAGATCTGAATGAAATCAGCTCTATTCAAGTACATGGTGTAGCTCCTGCAACTAACACAAACACTTATAGCGTTATTTCATACAATAATGACGAAGGTTATTTCTTGTCTGCCGGTAAGACCTCACCGTCTCAGGTTGGTGTATTGGTTTATGCAAGCTTCGGTAGCGATGCATTTGTTTTGACAACAGATGAAGCAAACAATCCGTTGAACTATAAGTATGTAAATATGACATTCATCTCTAAAAATGCCAAAGTAAACAATAAAGTGTTGGCAATGGATGAAGATGGTGATGTTGCTGCTGTACAGGCTAGCAAGTTCTTATTCAACAAACCGGAAGGACAATGGGCTGTAACAGCTACAAATGGTGTAAAGAATACTGCAACGAAGAAAGCTGATGCTTATGCCTTTACATTTACAAATCGTGAATCACAGGAAGTGATAAATGTGAAAGACATGTATTCACTGGGTAACGACAAATACGCTGTAAGCTATACAGGTCGCAATCCGTTCGGATTCTCAACTGTTTCACGTGATACATTGGTTATCACTCCTTCTGCTGCTTCCGAATTGGATAACAACACTGTTCAGATGGATGGTTATGCAAACTTCAAAGCACTGGATGTACAGGATAATCAATATCGTTTGGCTGTTGCTTCTACAGAAGAAACTAACTTCTATGTTACAGAAAACCATTCAGGCAAACACCTGCTGGGCTTGACAAAAGAATTGGAAGGTGCAGCTACCTGGAAACTGGTTCCGCTGACTGAAAAGGCTACTTACGGTTCATTTGGTACTTTGAAAACTCCGACAGATTCTATCTATCAGATCACTAAGGTGGGTTATTATGATGCTAAAGGCAGATATCAGACTTATAATGATACATTGGCTATCATTAGCTACGCTTTGCAGAATGCTGCTAACGACGAATATCTGACTTATGAAAATCCTCAGACTTTGGATATCCTGTCTATGATCTGCGATAAGGATTCTAAGAGTTATGCAACTTCTAAAGATCTGGGTAAAGCTTACCGCTTTGTTTTGAAAGAAAAACAGAATGGTCTGTATAATCTGGTCGGTGTATCTCAGAATGATAACAAATCATTTGCAATGGATCTGAACAAGAAGCTGTATGGCGCAACTACAACTAAACAGGGTGCTGTAGAAGTTGAAGCTGCTTACGAACAAGTAAATTCTAACGACCTGTTCGATCTTCAGTTAGTTGCAGCTCCTGAATATCGTTTGAAGAATATGGGCGATACGATCCGTATCTTCCGTCAGGAAAACGAATATGATCAGATGTATGAAAACGGTGAATTCCTGAATCTGGGTAATAAAGCTCAATTGAAAGATATGGCTCCTGCTTTGTATGTAGATACAGCTTATGTGAACCGTGGTCATAACAGCCGCTACCAGTATCTGTTGGTTGTTAATCCGAAGTATGTACCTGAACAGGAATGTACAATCCCTGGTCACCCGGCAGTTCATCCGGATACAACATACGGTCGCTTCCTGGTTAACTTGGTTGACACTGCTTATATTGCTTATACAAAGGGTGCTATCCATACTAATAAGTATATCAATGTAGGTGAAGCAGGTGAAAACTTTGCTAAGTTAGGATTCGTATATGGTTTCCGTACAGGTGATAAACTGTATATCACAGACAAGAACTATAAGAAGAGTGGAAAGACTTCTGATGTAATCGATTTGAGCACAAGTGCTTTCAATACAGCTAAGTTCGCATTCCAGTATATCAATCCGATCAACCATGAATCAGATGGTTCATTCAAGATTCAGACTGGCTACTACGATTATGATGCTTATGTAGCTAATGGCAAACGTCCGGATGTATCTAACAACGGTTATTTGAAGAACATCAATGGTGTAGTAGTTGTTGCTAAGGGTTACGAAGCTGGTGACAAGTTTGATCTGGCTGCAGAACATTCTAATCCGGTTGCTAACGAAAGTATTAACGCATCTTCAGTAAGCGTAATTGCTAATGAAGGTTATGTCACAATCAGCGGTGCACAGGGTAGGAAAGTTACTATCAGCAACGTACTTGGTCAGACAATCGCTAACACAGTTCTTTCTTCTGACAACGCTACAATCGCTGCTCCTCAGGGTGTAGTTGTAGTAGCTGTAGAAGGCGAAGCTGCTGTTAAGGCAATCGTTAAATAAGAAACTATTTATAATCAATAAATTTAAATTGACTGCGCGGTTCTGTTATGAGCCAAGTATCCCGTGAGGGTGAATGAGCGGTCAGTATTAATACTAAAGTAATGAAATAAAGTTCTTCTGTTCGATCTCTGTGAAGAGCAAAAACAGACAAAAAGTAAGTCGCCTCGGCCTTAGGGTCGGGGTGGCTTTATTTGTCAGTGTATGTCTTGAACTCTTCAGTAATTGAATCATACGTTAAATTCATAGAATAAGTATCATCATTAGAAAAAAAAACTATCTTTGTTCGGTAGAAAAGAGCATTTAGTATGAAAAGGATCGGATTGGTAATAATATTGGTGATGTTGATGATTGTGCCGGCTGGCGCACAGATCACTTGGGGAGTACGTGGCGGTTTAGCTTATTCGTCACTGGTGCAGAAAATAGATAATAATTATCAATCGGGAGCCCGTTTCGGATTCAGTGTGGCCGGGTTGGCTCAGATTCCTTTATATAAGAAATTGTCATTGCAGCCGGAAGTCGCTTTTGTGAATCAAGGTGGTAATTATCTATCCAAAATCTCGGACGGAGAAAGTCCTGAACTGGCTTATCCCAAGACTAAATGTAACTACTATTCTATTCTGGTACCTGTAAATCTGGTCTATACATTTCAGTTTACCGATGTCTATTTCAGCGTGATGGCCGGTCCGGCTGTCGATTTCTCCCTGTTTGGGAAGATGAAAACAAAGGAAAATGTAAATACCGATATCGTTTTCGGTCAGTCCGGCGAAGCAGACCTTAAAACCTTTGACCTGGGAGTAAACCTTGGTTTGCAGGTCGAATATTCTAATTTCTTCTTCTCCGTATCCGCCCTTTGCGGAACGCTCGACCGTCGTACGTCGAAACACGTTGGTGAATCGTCTCTTTATCAAAATAACGTAACTTTCTCTCTCGGCTATTATTTCCGCAAATAAGTATCCTATCTCTCTTAGCGGTTCATAATGAAAAAGATGTACAAATATTTTGTATTTCGAAGAAAAGCCGTACCTTTGCAAGCCGAATATTATCAAATTGTACTAAGGGTTTAGTTTTTAGCACATTATTACGTCAAGTGTCCGTAGTGATAATGGTAGTGAGAAACTGAGCGCTTGTTTTTTAGAGTTATTAATTAATTAATTTATTAAGCAGTGGATACTTTAAGTTTTAAGACCATTTCTGCAAACAAAGCAACTGTAAACAAAGAGTGGGTCATCGTTGACGCTGATGGACAGACTTTGGGACGTCTTTGTGCAAAAGTAGCAAAACTTTTGCGCGGTAAGTATAAACCCAATTTCACTCCTCATGTTGATTGTGGTGATAATGTAATCATTATCAATGCAGATAAAATCGTTCTGACAGGTAACAAATGGAACGATCGTGTTTATTTGAGATATACCGGATATCCCGGTGGACAGATCGCATATTCTCCTGCAGATTTGATGCAGAAGGGCGAAGATCGTCTGTTCAGAAAAGTAGTAAAGGGTATGTTGCCTAAAAATCGTCTGGGTGCAAAGTTACTGGGTAACTTATATGTATATGCAGGAACAGAGCACAAACACGAAGCTCAACAACCTAAGTCAATCGATATAAACTCACTTAAATAATAACTATGGAAGTAGTAAATGCAATAGGAAGACGTAAAGCAGCAGTTGCTCGCGTATTCGTAAGCGAAGGAACGGGAAAGATAACTATCAACAAACGTGATCTTGCAAATTACTTTCCTTCTACAATCCTTCAGTTCATTGTTAAGCAACCGCTTGCAAAGCTGAATGTTGAAGAACAATATGACATCAAGATCAACCTTGACGGTGGTGGTTTCAAAGGTCAGTCAGAAGCTGCTCGCTTGGCTATCGCTCGTGCTTTGATCAAGATTAATCCGGAAGATAAACCTGCGTTGAGAGCTGAAGGTTTCGTAACTCGCGATCCTCGTGCTGTTGAACGTAAGAAACCGGGTCAGCCAAAAGCTCGTAAGAGATTCCAGTTCAGCAAACGTTAATGTTATTTGTGAGTTTCTTACAAGGACAAAGCGTTTAGTATCTAAATTGTCGGGATTTCTTTTGCATGCAGACATGCCGGAGGACTACCTGATAGTTGAAAATTAAACAGAAAGTAAACGATTTAAAAAGAAAAAAATGTCAAGAGTTAATTTTGATCAGTTATTAGAAGCTGGTGTACACTTCGGACACTTGAAGAGAAAGTGGAATCCCGCTATGGCTCCTTACATCTTTATGGAGCGCAATGGTATTCATATCATTGATTTATATAAAACAGTTGCTAAAGTAGACGAAGCAGCAGAAGTAATGAAAAACCTGGCTAAGCAAGGTAAAAAAGTACTTTTCGTTGCTACTAAAAAACAAGCAAAACAAGTTGTCGCTGATAAGGCTGCTTCTGTAGGTATGCCTTACGTTATCGAACGCTGGCCGGGTGGTATGTTGACTAACTTCCCGACTATCCGTAAAGCCATCAAAAAGATGACTACTATCGATAAGATGACAAAAGATGGTACATTTGATAATCTGTCGAAAAGAGAAAAACTTCAGATCACTCGTCAGCGTGCTAAGCTGGAAAAGACTTTAGGTTCTATTGTAGACCTGACTCGTCTGCCGTCTGCTTTGTTCGTTGTTGACGTGATGAAAGAACATATTGCAGTTCGCGAAGCCAACCGTCTGGGTATCCCCGTTTTCGGTATGGTTGATACTAACTCTGATCCTAACAACATTGACTACGTGATCCCGGCTAACGACGACGCTACTAAATCAGTAGAAGTTATCTTAGGCGCTATCTGCGAAGCAATGAACGAAGGTCTGCAGGAACGCAAAGCTGAAAAGATCGATACAGAAGCTGCCGGTGAAGGCGAAGGTCCTAAAAGAGAACGCAAAGGAAAAGCTACTGTAAAGAAAGAACGTACTAAGAAAGAAGACGAAGATGCTTTGAACGCTAAAGTCGCTGACAAGTACGCTAAAGATATCGAAGAATAAATATAATTGACAATTGACAGTTTGCAATTGACAATTAGAATATAAAACAATGGGCAATTGGCTTTTGACAGTAATTGTCAACTGTCGATTGTCCATTGTTGTTTTAGAATAGTATAAACAATTAAATAAGGAAATTAGATTATGGCTGTAACTATGGCTGATATTACCAAGCTGCGCAAAATGAGTGGAGCTGGTATGATGGATTGTAAGAAGGCTTTGACCGAAGCTGACGGTGACATCGAAAAGGCAATGGAAATTATCCGTAAAAAAGGACAGGCTATCGCTGCTAAACGTTCTGATCGTGAAGCTTCTGAAGGTTGCGTGTTGGCTAAGAAAGACGGTGAGTTCGCTGCTGTTATCGCTTTGAAGTGCGAAACTGACTTCGTAGCTAAGAATGAAGACTTCATTGCTCTGGCTCAGGCTATCCTTGACGCTGCTGTGGCTAACAAGTGCAAGACTCTGGACGAAGTGAAAGCTCTGCCGATGGGTAAAGGTACTATACAGGACGCTGTTACCGACCGTAGCGGTATCACTGGCGAAAAGATGGAATTGGACGGCTACAATGTAGTAGAAGGCACTTACACTACTGTTTACAACCACATGGGTAAGAACATGCTTTGTACAATCGTTGCTTTCAACAAGGAATCAGACAATGTTGCTCATAACATAGCTATGCAGATCGCTGCTATGAACCCGATCGCTATCGATGAAGATGGTGTTCCTGAATCTGTAAAAGAAACTGAAATCCAGGTAGCTATTGAAAAGACTAAAGCTGAGCAGGTTCAGAAAGCTGTTGAAGCTGCCCTGAAGAAAGCCGGTATCAATCCTACGCATGTTGATAGCGAAGATCACATGGAAAGCAATATGGCTAAAGGCTGGATTACAGCTGAAGATGTAGCTAAAGCGAAAGAAATCATCGCTAAGGTTTCAGAAGAAAAAGCTGCTAACTTGCCTCAGCAGATGATCGAAAATATCGCAAAAGGTCGTCTTAGCAAATTCTTGAAAGAAGTTTGCCTGTTGAACCAGGAAGACATTATGGATGCAAAGAAGACTGTAAGAGAAGTAATGAAGGAAGCAGATCCTGAATTGAAAGTTCTTGCATTCAAACGCTTTACTTTGCGTGCTGAATAATTTGCGTAAGCAATGAAATAAAAAAGGGACTCCGAAATTTAATCGGAGTCCCTTTTTTGTGTTATAAGACTTTACTTTCCTTATTTTAAGGCAGCCAAAGCATTTTTAATACGTTTGATAGCTTCTACAATGTTTTCATCGCTGGTAGCATAGCTCATACGGATACATTCGGGAGCACCGAAAGAAGTACCGCCTACGCAGGCAACATGTGCTTTTTCCAACAGGAACATAGCCAGGTCGTCAGCATCGTTGATCGTATTTGTACCGTCTGTCTTTCCGTAGTAGTAGCTACATTTCGGGAACAGGTAGAAAGCTCCTTCCGGTTTGTTGATCTCGAATCCCGGAACTTCCTTAGCCAGGTTGACGATCAGGTCGCGGCGGCGCTCGAATGCTTTACGCATATCTTCAACCGGCTGCTGTGAGCCTGTATAAGCTGCTTCTGCTGCTTTCTGTGATACAGAGCAAGGACCTGATGTATACTGTCCCTGAAGTTTGTTTACGGCTTTAACTATCCATTCCGGTCCGGCAATGAAACCGATACGCCAGCCTGTCATCGCGTATGCTTTGGAAACACCGTTTACAATAACGGTACGATCCTGCATACCTTCAACAGAGGCAATGCTGTGGTGTTTGCCGATATAGTTGATATGTTCGTAGATCTCGTCGGCAATAACGATGATTTCCGGATGTTTTTTCAATACTTCTGCCAGGCCGGCCAATTCTTCAGCACTGTAAACAGAGCCTGTCGGA is a genomic window containing:
- the rpsI gene encoding 30S ribosomal protein S9 — encoded protein: MEVVNAIGRRKAAVARVFVSEGTGKITINKRDLANYFPSTILQFIVKQPLAKLNVEEQYDIKINLDGGGFKGQSEAARLAIARALIKINPEDKPALRAEGFVTRDPRAVERKKPGQPKARKRFQFSKR
- a CDS encoding pyridoxal phosphate-dependent aminotransferase, with protein sequence MTQVSDRLASLSPSATLAMSQKSNELKAQGIDVINLSVGEPDFNTPDHIKEAAKKAVDDNFSRYSPVPGYPALRNAIVAKLKNENGLEYTANQISCANGAKQSVCNTILVLVNPGDEVIIPAPFWVSYPEMVKLAEGNPVIVPAGIEQDFKITPAQLEAAITPKTKALILCSPSNPTGSVYSAEELAGLAEVLKKHPEIIVIADEIYEHINYIGKHHSIASVEGMQDRTVIVNGVSKAYAMTGWRIGFIAGPEWIVKAVNKLQGQYTSGPCSVSQKAAEAAYTGSQQPVEDMRKAFERRRDLIVNLAKEVPGFEINKPEGAFYLFPKCSYYYGKTDGTNTINDADDLAMFLLEKAHVACVGGTSFGAPECIRMSYATSDENIVEAIKRIKNALAALK
- a CDS encoding DUF6383 domain-containing protein; the encoded protein is MNKKFSTLMAVFLAAGATFTAEAGVVLVKGADLADNDQVIIVNKEIPGDGSVAKVLTVGSGTLSLADITNATSESDLQAFLWEVGGAKTTLVWANDGTRGLNYAATVWSYGAASTLSPALAAATDPKGTLVTGASGNYLDIKGGAVANSTSEKAVYCYMITTPVLKNIEAQPISIETNKYLVASKDGKTASIVDCSTAKDLLFLGYEPSQYLWNVDAEGVISLAANPDVKVSGIAHSGSYAVTLGTNGAKIEQNGTKLFVVVDGTSSLVTNGVATDITSSSAVTSTAQPDATNYGDGVPFAEGETFMIHRADGGNSNTVAANKYLSKASGAALTETAAGENAYWTAEAVNGKENVYRFVNASGQVLELANIQEFRIVAVPNGSNGGNLYYFVNAAGEKVITSNTALGFFATEFASTTIIGSGVANTNPAYFSFHKAASTAYTAGTLVKKLGDGFTMTLANKKEGVTDLQGNPFLGKLKVVKPKMEGTKVTGFESYKSTDNVTSYMLANDEGIIVLNLNQDEKWSVEGITEFNGVNGGFKFKTISVDDMKTIMNSKSGDAAYAVRKQIAYTFSVNHSAADLNEISSIQVHGVAPATNTNTYSVISYNNDEGYFLSAGKTSPSQVGVLVYASFGSDAFVLTTDEANNPLNYKYVNMTFISKNAKVNNKVLAMDEDGDVAAVQASKFLFNKPEGQWAVTATNGVKNTATKKADAYAFTFTNRESQEVINVKDMYSLGNDKYAVSYTGRNPFGFSTVSRDTLVITPSAASELDNNTVQMDGYANFKALDVQDNQYRLAVASTEETNFYVTENHSGKHLLGLTKELEGAATWKLVPLTEKATYGSFGTLKTPTDSIYQITKVGYYDAKGRYQTYNDTLAIISYALQNAANDEYLTYENPQTLDILSMICDKDSKSYATSKDLGKAYRFVLKEKQNGLYNLVGVSQNDNKSFAMDLNKKLYGATTTKQGAVEVEAAYEQVNSNDLFDLQLVAAPEYRLKNMGDTIRIFRQENEYDQMYENGEFLNLGNKAQLKDMAPALYVDTAYVNRGHNSRYQYLLVVNPKYVPEQECTIPGHPAVHPDTTYGRFLVNLVDTAYIAYTKGAIHTNKYINVGEAGENFAKLGFVYGFRTGDKLYITDKNYKKSGKTSDVIDLSTSAFNTAKFAFQYINPINHESDGSFKIQTGYYDYDAYVANGKRPDVSNNGYLKNINGVVVVAKGYEAGDKFDLAAEHSNPVANESINASSVSVIANEGYVTISGAQGRKVTISNVLGQTIANTVLSSDNATIAAPQGVVVVAVEGEAAVKAIVK
- the rplM gene encoding 50S ribosomal protein L13, yielding MDTLSFKTISANKATVNKEWVIVDADGQTLGRLCAKVAKLLRGKYKPNFTPHVDCGDNVIIINADKIVLTGNKWNDRVYLRYTGYPGGQIAYSPADLMQKGEDRLFRKVVKGMLPKNRLGAKLLGNLYVYAGTEHKHEAQQPKSIDINSLK
- the rpsB gene encoding 30S ribosomal protein S2 — protein: MSRVNFDQLLEAGVHFGHLKRKWNPAMAPYIFMERNGIHIIDLYKTVAKVDEAAEVMKNLAKQGKKVLFVATKKQAKQVVADKAASVGMPYVIERWPGGMLTNFPTIRKAIKKMTTIDKMTKDGTFDNLSKREKLQITRQRAKLEKTLGSIVDLTRLPSALFVVDVMKEHIAVREANRLGIPVFGMVDTNSDPNNIDYVIPANDDATKSVEVILGAICEAMNEGLQERKAEKIDTEAAGEGEGPKRERKGKATVKKERTKKEDEDALNAKVADKYAKDIEE
- a CDS encoding porin family protein, translated to MKRIGLVIILVMLMIVPAGAQITWGVRGGLAYSSLVQKIDNNYQSGARFGFSVAGLAQIPLYKKLSLQPEVAFVNQGGNYLSKISDGESPELAYPKTKCNYYSILVPVNLVYTFQFTDVYFSVMAGPAVDFSLFGKMKTKENVNTDIVFGQSGEADLKTFDLGVNLGLQVEYSNFFFSVSALCGTLDRRTSKHVGESSLYQNNVTFSLGYYFRK
- the tsf gene encoding translation elongation factor Ts; amino-acid sequence: MAVTMADITKLRKMSGAGMMDCKKALTEADGDIEKAMEIIRKKGQAIAAKRSDREASEGCVLAKKDGEFAAVIALKCETDFVAKNEDFIALAQAILDAAVANKCKTLDEVKALPMGKGTIQDAVTDRSGITGEKMELDGYNVVEGTYTTVYNHMGKNMLCTIVAFNKESDNVAHNIAMQIAAMNPIAIDEDGVPESVKETEIQVAIEKTKAEQVQKAVEAALKKAGINPTHVDSEDHMESNMAKGWITAEDVAKAKEIIAKVSEEKAANLPQQMIENIAKGRLSKFLKEVCLLNQEDIMDAKKTVREVMKEADPELKVLAFKRFTLRAE